A part of Candidatus Zixiibacteriota bacterium genomic DNA contains:
- a CDS encoding methyltransferase domain-containing protein, with protein MDRSYAQFAEYYDLLGWSDFSRAVFPQLTAFFKKQEKKPAGFLDLACGTGTLAFKLAEFGIEVTGLDISPEMIEVARAKSTADSTNPRFVIGDMADFELDTKFDMIGCFFDSLNHLQSPEMIQDTFRKAHDHLHPGSWFVFDILTVSGLENWRPYSRIKTNLFFVNQKARFDPENLRTQIKIEAFIRDEDGESRHVVENFTEICITDNQLKQFLQRAGFVKYIIKSFNPDEAVEEAERFLVFART; from the coding sequence ATGGACAGATCGTACGCACAGTTTGCCGAGTACTATGACCTGCTGGGCTGGTCCGATTTTTCGAGAGCGGTTTTCCCCCAGTTGACAGCATTCTTCAAGAAGCAGGAAAAGAAACCCGCCGGTTTTCTCGATCTGGCCTGTGGCACCGGCACCCTGGCATTCAAGCTGGCGGAGTTCGGAATCGAAGTTACCGGGCTGGATATCTCGCCCGAGATGATCGAGGTCGCCCGTGCTAAAAGTACGGCTGACAGTACCAATCCCCGATTTGTCATAGGCGATATGGCCGATTTCGAACTGGATACTAAATTCGACATGATCGGCTGTTTCTTCGATTCGCTCAATCATCTCCAATCACCGGAAATGATCCAGGACACGTTCCGTAAGGCCCATGATCATCTCCATCCCGGAAGCTGGTTCGTATTCGATATCCTGACAGTATCCGGGCTAGAAAACTGGCGTCCCTACAGCCGTATAAAAACCAATTTGTTCTTCGTCAACCAAAAAGCCCGCTTCGACCCGGAGAACCTGCGCACTCAAATCAAAATCGAGGCATTCATTCGAGATGAAGACGGAGAAAGCCGTCACGTGGTCGAAAACTTCACCGAGATCTGCATCACCGACAACCAGCTCAAGCAGTTTTTACAGAGAGCCGGTTTTGTAAAGTACATCATCAAATCCTTCAATCCGGATGAAGCTGTCGAGGAAGCCGAACGATTCCTGGTGTTTGCACGCACCTGA
- a CDS encoding phosphopentomutase yields the protein MRFKRIILLILDACGVGALPDAFRYGDAGANTIANTSEKAGGLNLPNLAELGLGNIVRIRGVHPADNPKAYYGRMVEKSAGKDSTVGHWEIAGIIMDKPFPVFPTGFPADLIARFELSSGFEVIGNRPASGTQIIAELGDQHRETGKLIVYTSADSVFQIAAHIDVVPLEKLYHVCRIARDMLSGEWGVSRVIARPFEGESGNYVRTADRRDFSLPPPSDTVLDKLTATDHNVIGIGKIEDLFCSRGLTESYHTKDNLHGVELTLDQLKQTDTGLIFINLVDFDMLWGHRNDYKGFARGLEEFDKRLPEILDALSDDDLLIMTSDHGCDPTMESTDHSREYVPLLVFSPVLKKAKSLGIRETFADVAETICQNFNLQPFNSGAGFLDVLD from the coding sequence ATGAGATTTAAGCGGATCATACTTTTGATACTCGATGCCTGCGGGGTAGGTGCCCTGCCCGACGCTTTCCGTTACGGTGACGCGGGAGCGAATACAATCGCCAATACCTCCGAGAAAGCGGGTGGGCTGAACCTTCCGAACCTGGCAGAACTGGGCCTCGGCAATATCGTCCGTATCAGGGGAGTGCATCCGGCCGATAACCCAAAGGCCTATTATGGCCGGATGGTCGAAAAGTCAGCCGGCAAGGATTCCACCGTGGGACACTGGGAAATCGCCGGTATCATTATGGACAAACCGTTTCCGGTCTTTCCCACCGGTTTTCCAGCCGACCTGATAGCGCGCTTTGAACTCTCAAGCGGTTTCGAGGTGATCGGCAACCGTCCCGCTTCCGGAACGCAGATAATTGCCGAACTGGGCGATCAGCACCGCGAAACCGGCAAGCTGATCGTCTACACTTCCGCCGACAGCGTTTTTCAGATCGCCGCCCATATCGATGTCGTACCGCTCGAAAAGCTCTATCATGTCTGCCGGATCGCGCGCGATATGCTGTCCGGTGAATGGGGTGTCTCACGGGTGATCGCGCGTCCTTTTGAAGGTGAATCTGGCAACTATGTGCGCACCGCTGACCGCAGGGATTTTTCGCTACCGCCTCCCTCTGATACAGTACTGGACAAGCTGACTGCCACGGATCACAATGTAATCGGGATCGGTAAAATCGAGGATCTCTTCTGCTCACGCGGTCTGACCGAGAGCTATCATACAAAAGACAATCTGCACGGCGTGGAACTGACGCTCGATCAGTTAAAGCAAACCGACACCGGATTGATTTTCATCAACCTGGTCGATTTCGATATGCTCTGGGGTCATCGCAATGATTACAAAGGATTCGCCCGCGGACTCGAGGAGTTTGACAAGAGACTGCCGGAAATTTTGGACGCGTTGAGTGATGACGACCTGCTGATTATGACTTCCGACCATGGTTGCGATCCGACCATGGAATCAACCGACCATTCCCGTGAATACGTACCGCTTCTGGTGTTTTCGCCGGTCTTGAAAAAAGCGAAGTCGCTTGGGATCCGGGAAACTTTTGCCGATGTCGCGGAAACGATCTGCCAGAATTTTAATCTGCAACCATTTAACTCCGGAGCAGGATTTTTAGATGTCCTCGATTGA
- the cdd gene encoding cytidine deaminase, translating into MSSIEEKARHEAQTAMRKAYAPYSEFRVGASLVTESDDIFSGCNIENCSYGLTVCAERVALFKAVSEGCRKFKLLVLTSDSDKAIVPCGACLQVLAEFCDDLKIIVYNGDMIGRTSLAELLPHRFRL; encoded by the coding sequence ATGTCCTCGATTGAAGAAAAAGCCCGTCACGAAGCGCAAACTGCCATGAGGAAAGCCTACGCGCCATACTCTGAATTTCGCGTGGGAGCCTCCCTGGTAACAGAAAGCGATGACATCTTTTCGGGATGCAATATCGAGAACTGCTCGTACGGCCTGACTGTCTGTGCCGAGAGGGTAGCGCTTTTTAAAGCGGTCTCGGAAGGCTGTCGCAAGTTCAAACTGCTGGTGCTGACCTCCGACAGCGATAAAGCTATCGTGCCCTGCGGAGCCTGCCTGCAGGTACTGGCCGAGTTTTGCGATGACCTGAAAATTATCGTCTACAATGGTGACATGATCGGGCGAACATCCCTGGCAGAACTTTTGCCGCACAGGTTCAGGTTGTAG
- the deoC gene encoding deoxyribose-phosphate aldolase — protein MKQLQALIDHTLLKADATNRQIMQLCNQAKKYRFKTVCINPTHIELAVQNLKGSKVGICTVVGFPLGASTSDTKLYEAEIAENLGATEIDMVVNVGAVKDGNLNLVKNDILNVRRGLSGASLLKVILECSLLTDEEIKTTARIAVDSGADFVKTSTGFNGSATTEQVTLLFDTVGRKAGIKAAGGIRDLKTALAMVEAGASRIGTSSGVPIIEDYLNGSGL, from the coding sequence ATGAAACAGCTTCAAGCACTAATAGATCATACATTGCTAAAGGCCGATGCCACTAACCGGCAGATCATGCAACTCTGCAATCAGGCCAAAAAGTACCGCTTCAAAACCGTCTGTATCAATCCGACCCATATCGAACTGGCGGTCCAGAACCTGAAAGGCTCAAAAGTCGGCATCTGCACTGTGGTAGGTTTTCCGCTGGGCGCATCGACTTCGGACACCAAGCTCTACGAGGCTGAAATCGCAGAGAACCTGGGCGCGACTGAAATCGATATGGTTGTCAATGTGGGCGCTGTCAAGGACGGCAACCTGAACCTGGTTAAAAATGATATCCTGAACGTCCGGCGCGGGTTGTCCGGGGCCAGCCTGCTCAAAGTGATCCTCGAGTGCTCGCTTCTGACTGACGAAGAGATAAAGACAACCGCCAGGATCGCTGTCGATTCCGGGGCTGATTTCGTCAAGACTTCAACCGGTTTCAATGGCAGTGCGACAACCGAACAGGTTACCCTCTTGTTCGACACAGTCGGGCGCAAAGCCGGCATCAAAGCGGCCGGAGGGATCCGTGATTTGAAGACAGCCCTGGCCATGGTCGAGGCCGGAGCTTCACGCATCGGCACCTCTTCTGGTGTCCCGATAATCGAAGACTACCTGAACGGATCGGGATTGTGA